A genome region from Etheostoma cragini isolate CJK2018 chromosome 4, CSU_Ecrag_1.0, whole genome shotgun sequence includes the following:
- the fam83d gene encoding LOW QUALITY PROTEIN: protein FAM83D (The sequence of the model RefSeq protein was modified relative to this genomic sequence to represent the inferred CDS: deleted 1 base in 1 codon) — MALSQCLDDSPLRLARKHTGVEDLNLHEVYNERHRLALEELLSAGLDNFLDFLRKERISNFLSDDEMQRIRNAAVPPRGVSLHGEDQALEQSLSSSLDCSSVTYFPEVSDVEPPLLEIGWPAFTAGSYRGVTRAVAHFQPSYGECIYSCKEATRRMIKSAREVIAIVTDSLTDLDILKDLQEACSHRKVPVYILLDQSCAPAFLKMCRNGGVFLEDLQQMRVRTITGTTYYMRSGARITGEVHERFMLIDGNKVATGSYRYNWTDGKLNSSNLIELSGQITEKFDEEFRILYAQSLPINTRGPPSARNSSIYEHLLIKHSITSSPQLARERPVCLTSTPSRNPLNLASQPSCEPSTPDRCKTNSVSDSSTIGEEWTEQQHMEEEILAGSTTQGFPADQLAEKEPATPSPVSCHASTQTSQSVMDSYTQIEFQLTQHPNLITPTSTGPNQATSPSFPSPRKSSPTQAAPDGTLKDCFHKLTKERQNHYSTIRSKLEHMVTTLSQRRELVDVTNMTQRPGAHSRQRVHKDCKQEPNPRLLVESVGMGTWPGARCVH; from the exons atggCTCTGTCACAGTGCCTGGACGACTCACCTCTGAGGTTGGCTCGGAAACACACCGGGGTCGAGGACCTGAACTTGCACGAGGTGTACAACGAGAgacaccgactagcactggagGAGCTGCTGTCGGCAGGGCTCGACAACTTTCTGGACTTCCTTAGGAAAGAGAGGATCTCCAACTTTCTATCGGACGATGAGATGCAGCGGATCAGGAACGCCGCCGTGCCCCCGCGCGGTGTGTCCCTCCACGGGGAGGACCAGGCACTGGAGCAGTCGCTCAGCAGCTCCCTGGACTGCTCCTCCGTCACCTATTTCCCCGAGGTGTCAGACGTGGAGCCACCGCTGCTGGAGATTGGCTGGCCCGCCTTCACTGCCGGCTCCTACCGGGGAGTCACACGGGCCGTGGCGCACTTCCAGCCCAGCTACGGCGAGTGCATATATAGCTGCAAGGAAGCTACGAGGCGTATGATTAAAAGTGCCAGAGAG GTGATTGCCATAGTTACAGACTCCCTGACTGACCTGGATATCCTTAAGGATCTTCAGGAGGCATGTTCCCACCGCAAAGTCCCTGTCTATATCCTGCTGGACCAATCATGTGCTCCTGCTTTCCTCAAGATGTGCAGAAATGGCGGTGTTTTCCTGGAGGaccttcag CAAATGAGAGTGCGAACTATAACTGGTACAACTTATTACATGAGATCAGGTGCAAGGATTACCGGAGAAGTTCATGAGAGGTTTATGCTGATTGATGGAAACAAAGTAGCTACAGGTTCTTACAG ATACAACTGGACTGATGGCAAACTAAACAGCAGCAACCTAATTGAGCTTTCTGGACAGATAACAGAGAAATTTGATGAGGAGTTCCGCATCCTTTATGCCCAGTCTCTACCTATAAACACACGAGGACCTCCAAGTGCCCGAAACAGCAGCATCTACGAGCATCTCCTCATCAAACACTCCATCACCTCCTCCCCTCAACTGGCCCGAGAGAGGCCAGTGTGTCTGACCAGCACACCCAGCCGCAACCCCTTAAACTTAGCTAGTCAGCCGTCGTGTGAACCATCGACTCCAGATCGTTGTAAAACCAACTCAGTGTCCGACTCCTCCACCATAGGTGAGGAGTGGACTGAGCAGCAGCACATGGAGGAGGAGATCCTGGCTGGGAGCACCACTCAGGGCTTCCCCGCAGATCAGCTAGCAGAGAAAGAGCCAGCGACCCCCAGCCCTGTGTCTTGCCACGCCTCCACTCAGACCAGCCAGTCAGTAATGGACAGTTACACCCAGATTGAATTCCAGCTCACACAGCACCCCAACCTTATCACACCAACGAGCACAGGGCCAAACCAGGCcacctctccctcctttccGTCTCCTAGGAAGAGCTCGCCCACCCAGGCAGCTCCAGACGGCACCTTAAAGGATTGCTTCCACAAGCTGACCAAAGAGCGCCAGAACCACTACTCCACCATCCGCTCTAAGCTGGAGCACATGGTGACCACCCTGTCCCAGAGGCGAGAGCTAGTGGACGTCACCAACATGACTCAGCGGCCTGGCGCTCACAGTAGGCAGAGG GTACACAAAGACTGTAAGCAGGAACCAAACCCCAGACTGCTTGTTGAAAGTGTGGGCATGGGCACATGGCCAGGGGCCAGATGTGTACACTAG
- the si:ch211-232b12.5 gene encoding zinc fingers and homeoboxes protein 3, which translates to MASKRKSTVPCMIPSKSKHVREEIILGSLPELLPTIPEDSILSISGEESGHFSHSSSKSESGSEMQKGGTYSCPKCRFESRDLNYYLDHMHNCHLDFRAQPTFYCLNCGVSVVRFEALALHNATAHPKIMEGLVTASLTVNIRDGVTTVEQSLFTDGGEDNRESGISLTKTQIAKMMKAKGEHKKIVVSHTVEVRKIDTGKDVDPSMLTNVPELRNGALSLSGAPAMPRTTVAHVTKTTVSNQVFHQHTPSLYSPPSSASNKDLPKVMIPLSSIPTYNAAMDTSSFLKTSFGKFPYPTKAELCYLTVVSEFPEEQIKLWFTAQRLKQGISWSPEEIEEARRKMFNTVFQGGTPQKQPTTQRHVNHIVTHHTVTAHQGSKGPNFQMAKVPYNNMKTRPVGVMATQASMSTNPHVTRVSYSTPILPPKFPSVVRTTQVLTKNTQPTVELDKSNGLGLDMAGSSGCPSSTSSSRSSSSSSSCSSSSSISSYSSSSNGAETITRKTVHNSSPTNSINSITTCSTNISNNDERCVADTNGKTNVQSNSSPIGLEDSNSTKSQVIIDNTSKSNITCNNHNSNIVSPQEQAHIAKPDDEHKNYIHKTNNSSIRNEYPSTTCNDSVPNLNHASKSPTESTSTTVITKSSSSILDEGKCNKDFPIKGMSILQQLIKDEDPFARDRSCPERKIDPIKINFKRLKMNEPDTTTEIVHQDQKLDTAEMSASQPSFSPPWANKTPQQLHVLRQIFSNTRWPSSQQYEDLSVQTGLPKSEVVRWFSDSRYSHKNGQLKWLETYQQPPAVTVEVRSHGDAEAESPKDSPVAKKKLVEKDINKHLEGDAGLNSGQRVVWQDSYSPLLGLMASEGSVERARAEESAQPRDLQDPWSERAEDHQQPVASQSLIEKQTDANQARDRLRMELLEV; encoded by the exons ATGGCCAGCAAGAGGAAATCCACTGTACCCTGCATGATACCATCCAAATCCAAACATGTGCGTGAAGAAATCATACTGGGCTCGCTACCAGAACTCCTACCAACAATCCCAGAAGACAGCATACTCAGCATCTCTGGAGAAGAGTCCGGACATTTCTCTCACAGCTCCTCCAAATCCGAAAGTGGCAGCGAGATGCAGAAGGGAGGTACATACAGCTGCCCAAAGTGCCGTTTCGAGTCCAGAGATCTAAACTACTATTTAGATCACATGCATAACTGCCACTTAGACTTCAGGGCCCAGCCCACTTTCTACTGCCTGAACTGTGGGGTATCAGTTGTCCGCTTTGAGGCTCTCGCTCTGCATAACGCTACCGCCCACCCTAAAATAATGGAGGGCTTGGTCACTGCCTCCCTAACTGTCAACATAAGGGATGGCGTGACAACAGTGGAGCAAAGCCTCTTCACAGACGGGGGAGAAGACAACAGAGAATCTGGGATCTCCCTCACCAAAACACAGATTGCAAAGATGATGAAAGCCAAGGGGGAGCacaaaaagattgtggtttctCACACCGTGGAGGTACGGAAGATAGACACTGGAAAGGATGTAGACCCCAGTATGCTGACAAATGTGCCTGAACTCCGAAACGGGGCTCTCAGTCTTTCTGGCGCCCCAGCTATGCCGAGGACCACTGTCGCTCATGTGACTAAAACGACAGTGTCCAACCAAGTCTTTCACCAGCACACTCCCTCCCTTTAttctcccccctcctctgcTTCCAATAAAGACCTTCCAAAGGTGATGATCCCTCTCAGCAGCATCCCTACTTACAATGCCGCCATGGACACCAGCAGCTTTCTCAAGACGTCCTTTGGCAAGTTCCCCTACCCGACCAAAGCCGAACTCTGCTACCTAACAGTGGTCTCAGAGTTCCCCGAAGAGCAGATCAAACTGTGGTTTACTGCCCAAAGGCTCAAGCAGGGCATAAGCTGGTCTCCTGAAGAGATTGAAGAGGCCAGGAGAAAGATGTTCAACACAGTTTTCCAGGGTGGCACACCTCAAAAGCAACCCACTACACAACGGCACGTTAATCACATTGTAACCCATCATACTGTCACTGCCCATCAAGGCTCAAAAGGACCAAACTTTCAGATGGCCAAAGTTCCCTACAACAATATGAAAACCAGGCCTGTCGGAGTCATGGCCACACAGGCAAGCATGTCAACCAACCCCCATGTCACTAGGGTCTCGTATTCTACTCCAATTCTCCCTCCAAAGTTCCCATCTGTAGTCAGAACAACCCAGGTACTGACCAAGAATACTCAACCCACTGTGGAGCTGGACAAGAGCAATGGTCTTGGCCTGGACATGGCTGGAAGCAGCGGTTGCCCCAGTAGCACCAGCAGCAGTCgaagcagcagtagcagcagtagttgcagtagtagcagcagtatCAGCAGCTATTCCAGCAGCAGTAATGGTGCTGAGACTATCACCCGAAAAACGGTGCATAACAGCAGCCCAACCAACAGCATTAACAGCATCACCACTTGCTCTACAAACATTAGCAATAATGATGAGCGCTGTGTTGCTGACACCAACGGGAAAACAAATGTCCAAAGCAACAGTTCACCAATCGGATTGGAAGATTCAAACAGTACCAAGAGTCAAGTAATCATCGATAACACCAGCAAATCAAACATCACCTGCAACAATCATAACAGCAACATCGTCAGTCCACAAGAGCAGGCCCACATCGCAAAGCCTGACGATGAACACAAAAACTACATCCACAAGACCAATAACAGCAGTATTAGGAATGAATACCCCAGTACTACCTGTAATGACAGTgtccctaaccttaaccatgcCAGCAAATCCCCAACTGAAAGCACCAGCACTACTGTCATTACAAAAAGCAGCTCATCTATTTTAGATGAGGGTAAATGCAACAAGGACTTTCCCATAAAAGGCATGTCAATCTTACAGCAACTCATCAAGGATGAGGACCCGTTTGCTAGAGACAGAAGCTGCCCCGAGCGGAAAATTGACCCCATCAAGATCAACTTCAAGAGGCTGAAGATGAATGAACCAGATACTACAACTGAGATTGTACACCAAGATCAGAAGTTGGATACAGCTGAGATGTCTGCTTCTCAGCCGTCTTTCTCCCCCCCATGGGCCAACAAGACACCCCAGCAGCTTCACGTCCTGCGACAGATTTTCTCCAACACCCGCTGGCCCAGCAGTCAGCAGTACGAGGACTTGAGCGTCCAGACAGGCCTTCCCAAGTCAGAGGTGGTGCGCTGGTTCAGCGACAGCCGGTACAGCCACAAGAATGGGCAGCTAAAGTGGCTGGAGACCTATCAACAACCGCCCGCAGTAACAGTGGAAGTAAGGAGCCACGGGGATGCTGAAGCTGAGTCTCCAAAGGACTCTCCAGTGGCCAAAAAGAAACTTGTTGAGAAAGACATTAACAAGCACCTTGAAGGAGATGCAGGACTAAACTCAGGGCAGCGGGTTGTGTGGCAGGATTCATACTCTCCGCTGCTTGGTCTGATGGCATCCGAGGGGAGCGTCGAGCGTGCCCGAGCTGAAGAGTCAGCGCAGCCGAGAGACCTGCAGGATCCCTGGTCAGAGAGAGCAGAAGACCACCAGCAGCCAGTGGCCAGTCAGTCACTCATTGAAAAACAGACGGATGCCAATCAGGCCAG GGATCGCCTGAGGATGGAGCTGCTGGAGGTGTAA
- the top1l gene encoding DNA topoisomerase I, like isoform X2: MSGDQIDGGSRFNDSHKHKDKYKEKEHKHKDHKKDKEREKSKHGNSNHKDSSDKKHRDKEKEKMKHKDGSTDKYKDKHKEKKMKSIDVKVKKENGFASPPQVKSEPEDGFYHSPKNEKSLKRERDDDNDSEFKPKKIKTENDKKAKKRKQDEDIKPKKTKNKREVTDGKKKAKKEPEEKWKWWEEERYTDGSKWKFLEHKGPVFAPPYEPLPSHVKFYYDGKPMKLSPEAEEVATFFAKMLDHEYTTKDIFRKNFFKDWRKEMTAEEKSKLTDLKKCNFTEMSEYFKAQSEARKAMTKDEKLKIKAENERLLQEYGFCIMDNHRERIANFRIEPPGLFRGRGDHPKMGMLKRRIRPKDIIINCSKDSKHPEPPPGTKWKEVRHDNKVTWLVSWTENIQGSIKYIMLNPSSRIKGEKDWQKYETARRLKKCVDRIRNQYHEDWKSKEMRIRQRAVALYFIDKLALRAGNEKEEGETADTVGCCSLRVEHIKLYPENDGQEYVVEFDFLGKDSIRYYNKVPVEKRVFKNLQLFMENKEPDDDLFDRLNTSVLNKHLQELMDGLTAKVFRTYNASITLQQQLKQLTSADENIPAKILSYNRANRAVAILCNHQRAPPKTFEKSMQNLQTKIDAKRDQLSDAKRELKSAKADAKVRRDEKSKKAVETKKKAVQRIEEQLMKLEVQATDREENKQIALGTSKLNYLDPRISVAWCKKWDIPVEKIYNKTQREKFAWAIDMADEDFEF, encoded by the exons agattgaCGGTGGGTCTCGTTTCAATG actCTCACAAGCATAAAGACAAGTATAAAGAGAAGGAACACAAACATAAGGACCACAAGAAGGATAAAGAACGGGAGAAGTCAAAGCATGGCAATAG CAATCACAAGGACTCctctgacaaaaaacacagagacaaggagaaggaaaagatgAAGCACAAAGATGGCAGCACAGACAAATACAAGGACAAGCACAAGGAGAAAAAG ATGAAGTCCATTGATGTTAAAGTCAAAAAGGAGAATGGCTTTGCCAG ccCTCCACAAGTGAAGTCTGAGCCTGAGGATGGCTTTTACCACTCTCCTAAAAATGAGAAGTCCCTAAAAAGGGAAAGGGATGATGATAATGA CTCGGAATTCAAGCCCAAAAAAATTAAGACTGAAAATGACAAGAAGGCcaagaaaaggaaacaagatgAG GACATTAAgcccaaaaagacaaaaaacaaaagggaagTCACtgatggaaaaaagaaagcaaagaaagagcCAGAGGAGAAGTGGAAATG GTGGGAAGAAGAGAGATACACAGACGGCAGCAAATGGAAGTTTCTGGAACACAAAGGGCCAGTGTTTGCACCACCATATGAGCCTCTTCCTAGTCACGTTAAATTTTACTATGATG GTAAGCCAATGAAGCTCAGCCCAGAGGCAGAAGAGGTTGCCACGTTCTttgccaaaatgctggaccacGAGTACACCACAAAAGACATCTTCCGCAAAAACTTCTTTAAAGATTGGAGGAAG GAAATGACTGCAGAGGAAAAATCTAAGCTCACAGATTTGAAGAAGTGCAACTTCACTGAGATGAGTGAATACTTCAAGGCTCAGTCTGAAGCCAGGAAGGCCATGACAAAGGATGAGAAACTG AAAATAAAGGCGGAGAATGAGCGCCTCTTGCAAGAGTACGGCTTCTGCATTATGGACAACCATAGGGAGCGTATTGCTAACTTCCGCATTGAGCCCCCAGGGCTGTTCCGCGGCCGTGGAGACCATCCTAAGATGGGCATGCTGAAACGACGCATCAGGCCTAAAGACATCATCATTAACTGCAGCAA GGATTCCAAGCACCCAGAGCCTCCTCCGGGCACTAAGTGGAAAGAGGTTCGCCATGACAACAAGGTGACGTGGCTGGTGTCGTGGACGGAGAACATTCAAGGCTCCATCAAATACATTATGCTGAACCCCAGCTCTAGGATCAAG GGAGAGAAGGATTGGCAGAAGTATGAAACGGCTCGTAGACTGAAGAAATGTGTGGACCGTATCAGAAACCAGTACCATGAAGACTGGAAGTCTAAGGAGATGAGGATCAGACAGAGGGCTGTGGCACTTTACTTTATCGACAAG CTGGCTCTAAGAGCGGGTAACgagaaggaggaaggagagactGCGGACACCGTGGGCTGCTGCTCGCTGAGAGTTGAACACATCAAACTCTATCCAGAGAACGACGGCCAGGAGTATGTGGTGGAGTTTGACTTCCTGGGTAAAGACTCTATCCGCTACTACAACAAAGTCCCAGTGGAGAAAAGG GTATTTAAGAATCTTCAGTTGTTTATGGAGAACAAGGAGCCTGATGATGACCTGTTTGATCGCCTTAAT ACTTCTGTTCTGAACAAGCATCTTCAGGAGCTGATGGACGGACTGACAGCCAAAGTCTTCCGTACCTACAACGCCTCAATCACCCTGCAACAGCAGTTAAAGCAGCTCACAAGTG CGGATGAGAACATTCCAGCCAAGATCTTGTCCTACAACAGGGCCAACAGGGCTGTGGCTATCCTGTGTAACCATCAGAGGGCTCCACCAAAGACATTTGAGAAGTCTATGCAGAATCTGCAGACTAAG ATCGATGCTAAAAGGGATCAGCTTTCTGATGCCAAGAGAGAACTTAAGAGCGCCAAAGCGGACGCCAAAGTACGGAGAGATGAGAAATCAAAAAA AGCTGTGGAGACCAAGAAGAAGGCAGTCCAGAGAATAGAGGAGCAACTGATGAAGCTGGAGGTGCAGGCGACCGATCGCGAAGAGAACAAGCAGATTGCTCTTGGCACTTCCAAGCTCAACTATTTGGACCCTCGCATCTCTGTGGCTTG GTGTAAGAAGTGGGACATTCCAGTGGAGAAGATCTACAACAAAACCCAGCGTGAGAAGTTTGCCTGGGCCATCGACATGGCAGATGAAGACTTTGAATTTTAA
- the top1l gene encoding DNA topoisomerase I, like isoform X1, protein MSGDHSHSEDQIDGGSRFNDSHKHKDKYKEKEHKHKDHKKDKEREKSKHGNSNHKDSSDKKHRDKEKEKMKHKDGSTDKYKDKHKEKKMKSIDVKVKKENGFASPPQVKSEPEDGFYHSPKNEKSLKRERDDDNDSEFKPKKIKTENDKKAKKRKQDEDIKPKKTKNKREVTDGKKKAKKEPEEKWKWWEEERYTDGSKWKFLEHKGPVFAPPYEPLPSHVKFYYDGKPMKLSPEAEEVATFFAKMLDHEYTTKDIFRKNFFKDWRKEMTAEEKSKLTDLKKCNFTEMSEYFKAQSEARKAMTKDEKLKIKAENERLLQEYGFCIMDNHRERIANFRIEPPGLFRGRGDHPKMGMLKRRIRPKDIIINCSKDSKHPEPPPGTKWKEVRHDNKVTWLVSWTENIQGSIKYIMLNPSSRIKGEKDWQKYETARRLKKCVDRIRNQYHEDWKSKEMRIRQRAVALYFIDKLALRAGNEKEEGETADTVGCCSLRVEHIKLYPENDGQEYVVEFDFLGKDSIRYYNKVPVEKRVFKNLQLFMENKEPDDDLFDRLNTSVLNKHLQELMDGLTAKVFRTYNASITLQQQLKQLTSADENIPAKILSYNRANRAVAILCNHQRAPPKTFEKSMQNLQTKIDAKRDQLSDAKRELKSAKADAKVRRDEKSKKAVETKKKAVQRIEEQLMKLEVQATDREENKQIALGTSKLNYLDPRISVAWCKKWDIPVEKIYNKTQREKFAWAIDMADEDFEF, encoded by the exons attgaCGGTGGGTCTCGTTTCAATG actCTCACAAGCATAAAGACAAGTATAAAGAGAAGGAACACAAACATAAGGACCACAAGAAGGATAAAGAACGGGAGAAGTCAAAGCATGGCAATAG CAATCACAAGGACTCctctgacaaaaaacacagagacaaggagaaggaaaagatgAAGCACAAAGATGGCAGCACAGACAAATACAAGGACAAGCACAAGGAGAAAAAG ATGAAGTCCATTGATGTTAAAGTCAAAAAGGAGAATGGCTTTGCCAG ccCTCCACAAGTGAAGTCTGAGCCTGAGGATGGCTTTTACCACTCTCCTAAAAATGAGAAGTCCCTAAAAAGGGAAAGGGATGATGATAATGA CTCGGAATTCAAGCCCAAAAAAATTAAGACTGAAAATGACAAGAAGGCcaagaaaaggaaacaagatgAG GACATTAAgcccaaaaagacaaaaaacaaaagggaagTCACtgatggaaaaaagaaagcaaagaaagagcCAGAGGAGAAGTGGAAATG GTGGGAAGAAGAGAGATACACAGACGGCAGCAAATGGAAGTTTCTGGAACACAAAGGGCCAGTGTTTGCACCACCATATGAGCCTCTTCCTAGTCACGTTAAATTTTACTATGATG GTAAGCCAATGAAGCTCAGCCCAGAGGCAGAAGAGGTTGCCACGTTCTttgccaaaatgctggaccacGAGTACACCACAAAAGACATCTTCCGCAAAAACTTCTTTAAAGATTGGAGGAAG GAAATGACTGCAGAGGAAAAATCTAAGCTCACAGATTTGAAGAAGTGCAACTTCACTGAGATGAGTGAATACTTCAAGGCTCAGTCTGAAGCCAGGAAGGCCATGACAAAGGATGAGAAACTG AAAATAAAGGCGGAGAATGAGCGCCTCTTGCAAGAGTACGGCTTCTGCATTATGGACAACCATAGGGAGCGTATTGCTAACTTCCGCATTGAGCCCCCAGGGCTGTTCCGCGGCCGTGGAGACCATCCTAAGATGGGCATGCTGAAACGACGCATCAGGCCTAAAGACATCATCATTAACTGCAGCAA GGATTCCAAGCACCCAGAGCCTCCTCCGGGCACTAAGTGGAAAGAGGTTCGCCATGACAACAAGGTGACGTGGCTGGTGTCGTGGACGGAGAACATTCAAGGCTCCATCAAATACATTATGCTGAACCCCAGCTCTAGGATCAAG GGAGAGAAGGATTGGCAGAAGTATGAAACGGCTCGTAGACTGAAGAAATGTGTGGACCGTATCAGAAACCAGTACCATGAAGACTGGAAGTCTAAGGAGATGAGGATCAGACAGAGGGCTGTGGCACTTTACTTTATCGACAAG CTGGCTCTAAGAGCGGGTAACgagaaggaggaaggagagactGCGGACACCGTGGGCTGCTGCTCGCTGAGAGTTGAACACATCAAACTCTATCCAGAGAACGACGGCCAGGAGTATGTGGTGGAGTTTGACTTCCTGGGTAAAGACTCTATCCGCTACTACAACAAAGTCCCAGTGGAGAAAAGG GTATTTAAGAATCTTCAGTTGTTTATGGAGAACAAGGAGCCTGATGATGACCTGTTTGATCGCCTTAAT ACTTCTGTTCTGAACAAGCATCTTCAGGAGCTGATGGACGGACTGACAGCCAAAGTCTTCCGTACCTACAACGCCTCAATCACCCTGCAACAGCAGTTAAAGCAGCTCACAAGTG CGGATGAGAACATTCCAGCCAAGATCTTGTCCTACAACAGGGCCAACAGGGCTGTGGCTATCCTGTGTAACCATCAGAGGGCTCCACCAAAGACATTTGAGAAGTCTATGCAGAATCTGCAGACTAAG ATCGATGCTAAAAGGGATCAGCTTTCTGATGCCAAGAGAGAACTTAAGAGCGCCAAAGCGGACGCCAAAGTACGGAGAGATGAGAAATCAAAAAA AGCTGTGGAGACCAAGAAGAAGGCAGTCCAGAGAATAGAGGAGCAACTGATGAAGCTGGAGGTGCAGGCGACCGATCGCGAAGAGAACAAGCAGATTGCTCTTGGCACTTCCAAGCTCAACTATTTGGACCCTCGCATCTCTGTGGCTTG GTGTAAGAAGTGGGACATTCCAGTGGAGAAGATCTACAACAAAACCCAGCGTGAGAAGTTTGCCTGGGCCATCGACATGGCAGATGAAGACTTTGAATTTTAA
- the top1l gene encoding DNA topoisomerase I, like isoform X3 has protein sequence MSGDHSHSEDQIDGGSRFNDSHKHKDKYKEKEHKHKDHKKDKEREKSKHGNSNHKDSSDKKHRDKEKEKMKHKDGSTDKYKDKHKEKKMKSIDVKVKKENGFASPPQVKSEPEDGFYHSPKNEKSLKRERDDDNDSEFKPKKIKTENDKKAKKRKQDEDIKPKKTKNKREVTDGKKKAKKEPEEKWKWWEEERYTDGSKWKFLEHKGPVFAPPYEPLPSHVKFYYDGKPMKLSPEAEEVATFFAKMLDHEYTTKDIFRKNFFKDWRKEMTAEEKSKLTDLKKCNFTEMSEYFKAQSEARKAMTKDEKLKIKAENERLLQEYGFCIMDNHRERIANFRIEPPGLFRGRGDHPKMGMLKRRIRPKDIIINCSKDSKHPEPPPGTKWKEVRHDNKVTWLVSWTENIQGSIKYIMLNPSSRIKGEKDWQKYETARRLKKCVDRIRNQYHEDWKSKEMRIRQRAVALYFIDKLALRAGNEKEEGETADTVGCCSLRVEHIKLYPENDGQEYVVEFDFLGKDSIRYYNKVPVEKRVFKNLQLFMENKEPDDDLFDRLNTSVLNKHLQELMDGLTAKVFRTYNASITLQQQLKQLTSADENIPAKILSYNRANRAVAILCNHQRAPPKTFEKSMQNLQTKIDAKRDQLSDAKRELKSAKADAKVRRDEKSKK, from the exons attgaCGGTGGGTCTCGTTTCAATG actCTCACAAGCATAAAGACAAGTATAAAGAGAAGGAACACAAACATAAGGACCACAAGAAGGATAAAGAACGGGAGAAGTCAAAGCATGGCAATAG CAATCACAAGGACTCctctgacaaaaaacacagagacaaggagaaggaaaagatgAAGCACAAAGATGGCAGCACAGACAAATACAAGGACAAGCACAAGGAGAAAAAG ATGAAGTCCATTGATGTTAAAGTCAAAAAGGAGAATGGCTTTGCCAG ccCTCCACAAGTGAAGTCTGAGCCTGAGGATGGCTTTTACCACTCTCCTAAAAATGAGAAGTCCCTAAAAAGGGAAAGGGATGATGATAATGA CTCGGAATTCAAGCCCAAAAAAATTAAGACTGAAAATGACAAGAAGGCcaagaaaaggaaacaagatgAG GACATTAAgcccaaaaagacaaaaaacaaaagggaagTCACtgatggaaaaaagaaagcaaagaaagagcCAGAGGAGAAGTGGAAATG GTGGGAAGAAGAGAGATACACAGACGGCAGCAAATGGAAGTTTCTGGAACACAAAGGGCCAGTGTTTGCACCACCATATGAGCCTCTTCCTAGTCACGTTAAATTTTACTATGATG GTAAGCCAATGAAGCTCAGCCCAGAGGCAGAAGAGGTTGCCACGTTCTttgccaaaatgctggaccacGAGTACACCACAAAAGACATCTTCCGCAAAAACTTCTTTAAAGATTGGAGGAAG GAAATGACTGCAGAGGAAAAATCTAAGCTCACAGATTTGAAGAAGTGCAACTTCACTGAGATGAGTGAATACTTCAAGGCTCAGTCTGAAGCCAGGAAGGCCATGACAAAGGATGAGAAACTG AAAATAAAGGCGGAGAATGAGCGCCTCTTGCAAGAGTACGGCTTCTGCATTATGGACAACCATAGGGAGCGTATTGCTAACTTCCGCATTGAGCCCCCAGGGCTGTTCCGCGGCCGTGGAGACCATCCTAAGATGGGCATGCTGAAACGACGCATCAGGCCTAAAGACATCATCATTAACTGCAGCAA GGATTCCAAGCACCCAGAGCCTCCTCCGGGCACTAAGTGGAAAGAGGTTCGCCATGACAACAAGGTGACGTGGCTGGTGTCGTGGACGGAGAACATTCAAGGCTCCATCAAATACATTATGCTGAACCCCAGCTCTAGGATCAAG GGAGAGAAGGATTGGCAGAAGTATGAAACGGCTCGTAGACTGAAGAAATGTGTGGACCGTATCAGAAACCAGTACCATGAAGACTGGAAGTCTAAGGAGATGAGGATCAGACAGAGGGCTGTGGCACTTTACTTTATCGACAAG CTGGCTCTAAGAGCGGGTAACgagaaggaggaaggagagactGCGGACACCGTGGGCTGCTGCTCGCTGAGAGTTGAACACATCAAACTCTATCCAGAGAACGACGGCCAGGAGTATGTGGTGGAGTTTGACTTCCTGGGTAAAGACTCTATCCGCTACTACAACAAAGTCCCAGTGGAGAAAAGG GTATTTAAGAATCTTCAGTTGTTTATGGAGAACAAGGAGCCTGATGATGACCTGTTTGATCGCCTTAAT ACTTCTGTTCTGAACAAGCATCTTCAGGAGCTGATGGACGGACTGACAGCCAAAGTCTTCCGTACCTACAACGCCTCAATCACCCTGCAACAGCAGTTAAAGCAGCTCACAAGTG CGGATGAGAACATTCCAGCCAAGATCTTGTCCTACAACAGGGCCAACAGGGCTGTGGCTATCCTGTGTAACCATCAGAGGGCTCCACCAAAGACATTTGAGAAGTCTATGCAGAATCTGCAGACTAAG ATCGATGCTAAAAGGGATCAGCTTTCTGATGCCAAGAGAGAACTTAAGAGCGCCAAAGCGGACGCCAAAGTACGGAGAGATGAGAAATCAAAAAAGTAA